The nucleotide window CTGAACCCACTCGACGAAGGTCACCGGGCGGCATCCGCTACAGACGCCGAGTGGTCGGCACAGCTTGCGTCCCGGCGACGCGAGCTAATTGGAGCGCTCGCCGAGACGGTGCTCGATCGAGTCCTCAGTCCGCTCGAGCACACCGCCATCGACCTAGCCCTGGCGGATGCCGTTCGAAGCGCTGAAGTGCCGATACTCCCGATGGTCGTGGATCGTATCCTCGCTCCCAACCCCGAGGACGACGAGGGCCGCCTCGCCGAAGACGGGCGACTCGTCGGTCATGCGCTGCGGCGGCTGGTGGCCGGCGACCTTGCCGGGCTCTTCGACGGGCCATCCACTGTGCGTTTCGACCCTTCCCTGCCAATGGTCTCGCTTGACCTGTCGCGGGTGGCCGAGAACTCCACGCTCATCTCCGTGCTCATGACCTGCTCATCCGCATGGATGGAAGCCGCCCTTGCCGATCCGGCCGGCGGCCAGCGTTGGGTGATCTACGACGAGGCCTGGCGGCTCATGGCCTACCCCGCACTGTTACGCCGCATGGACGCCCAGTGGCGCTTAGCCCGACACTTCGGGATTGCAAACATGCTCGTCTTCCACAAGCTCAGCGACCTCGACAACGTTGGCGACTCCGGGTCTGCAATGCGCGCACTCGCGTCGTCGCTGCTGGCCAACGCCGAGACTCGCATTGTCTACCGCCAGGAACCGGACCAGCTCGGGTCCACGGCGAGCGCCCTTGGGCTCAGTGGAACGGAGCAGCAGCTGCTCCCCTCGCTCGGGACGGGTCAAGGCCTGTGGCGCGTCAAGGATCGAAGCTTCGTCGTGCAGCATCAACTGCACCCCAACGAGCTCGAAGCATTCGACACGACCGCCCGGATGTCCGCAGGCCGGTAACAGTGCGTCCCCTCAGCGGACCTTCCACCCAGAACAAGGAGTCATTCCAGTGGTCAAGAATGTGAGCGAAGAGCGAGAAGCGAGGATATTG belongs to Cryobacterium sp. SO2 and includes:
- a CDS encoding ATP-binding protein; protein product: MDTHLHTTHLLEPHGEVRRDRQARKRSAAQIVADARRARHLEARTQWQAERDEARSAEYLAAGGEPGPAQLRMPGRLRLPKHQDTTATLSGHYPFLAEAGLGSAGVFVGQDLYSGGSFVYDPWVLYQRGLITAPNIVLAGIVGSGKSSLAKSLYTRSLPFGRRVYVPGDPKGEHTVVAEAVGGKAIILGHGLRNRLNPLDEGHRAASATDAEWSAQLASRRRELIGALAETVLDRVLSPLEHTAIDLALADAVRSAEVPILPMVVDRILAPNPEDDEGRLAEDGRLVGHALRRLVAGDLAGLFDGPSTVRFDPSLPMVSLDLSRVAENSTLISVLMTCSSAWMEAALADPAGGQRWVIYDEAWRLMAYPALLRRMDAQWRLARHFGIANMLVFHKLSDLDNVGDSGSAMRALASSLLANAETRIVYRQEPDQLGSTASALGLSGTEQQLLPSLGTGQGLWRVKDRSFVVQHQLHPNELEAFDTTARMSAGR